DNA sequence from the Sediminibacillus dalangtanensis genome:
CATACTCGTAATCTAATGTACTGTACAAAGGGCTTTTAGGTGCTTCTCGATTACATTACTAAACCACAGCACAGACGAGAATCCCCTCAGCTTAAAACAACTTGACTCGCCTGCACAAGTCCTCCGAATGTTCGGTTTTATCCAGTTTTACAGCAGACAATCTATTTCGCGTACGCTGTAATAAATAACTTCTCACCTTATTACTATCGTTGATTAGTAAGAGCAATGCATGAACCGGATTTACCCTATGGAAAGATACTCCATAGAATTCCATTTCGGTTTCTGTAGCAGATAATTAGGAAGTCATATACCGGGGAGGGAATATATAGTGATTACGGTGGCCTACCAATCAAGGGACGTCTACTTCTTGAAGACATTTGGCAGCCGACTGCGCCAGTATCGGCTTCATCATCGGATGACGCAAGAAGAATTGGCTGATTTGGCTGGTTTTTCAAGATCCTATTACACAGAAATTGAAACCGGAAAAAGGAATATATCCTTGCTGAATATCCGCAGGCTCGCCGAAGCACTTGATATTCCCATAAAGGATTTATTCGACTTTCCATCTGAATAAAGTTTTGGGGAGGGAGCCTATGAAAACGAAGACGATATCTCAAGTGCTGCCGGAAGACATTTTGGCAGCGGACATTTATGTAGGAGAAACATTGATTATCAAAAAGGGAACAAAAATGACGGAAAGGCTTATCAACCGTTTAAAAAAACGGGGAATAAAGGAACTGAAGGTTTCACTTTCCGATCCTTACACCATGACGAAGCGAAAACCAACAACTGACTCGTTACCAACTGCAGGAAAACCGACAGAAACAAGTAAGGAGCAAAAATCAGAAGAGGAACTGGCAAAACTGTTTTTTCACATACTCGGAAAAATAGGTTATGAATATCGCTACGGAAAACTGCTGAACAGACAAGAAACGTTGTTGTTTCTAAAGCAGTTATTCATCAGCATCCATAAAAGTTACCGTATCACAGACACGCTTGCAGCTCTTTATAAATGGGATGCCTATGCATATATCCACTCCTTTGATGTTTTTATCCTCGGGAGTCTTATGGCGGAAAAACTAGCTGTTACAGACATAGAATCCTGCGCGGCAGGATTTCTGTTTCACGATATTGGAAAAATAGAAACCCCACGCGATATATTACATAAACCAGCTAAACTTACGGGAGCCGAATTTAAACAGATCCAGCAGCATACAACGGACGGAGAACGGATTCTTCATTCTCTGGGCTACGAACAGTTGGGAAGCTTTGCCCGCTCCCACCATGAACGACTGGATGGATCAGGATATCCTGACGGCCTTCATGGTGGACAGCTGCCATTAGAATTACGCATCTTATCTATTGTGGATGTCTTCTCGGCATTGACATTAAAGCGGGCATACAAAGAGGAACTACCGGCACATGAAGCGATAAAGCTATTGCTAAAAGATCAACAACAATTCGACTGGCATATTCTTTATCATTTTATCGATTCGCTCATGATTTATCCCTATGATGCAACAGTATTACTATCCAATAACGAGCAGGCAAAAATTTCAGGTGTCAGTAAATACTATCCCACTGTACCCCAAGTACGCCTGTTGAATGGAGGCGAACAATTTTCACTTCCGACCAATTTTTCGCTCACGGTACAGAAAATTTTGTCGTTTCAGCCACAATCGGAGGAACAATTGTTCAATGAATTTTTACATTACCTTTCTGCCGGTGACCATAAAGCAGTAAAATCCTTGTATCAGACGCTTGCTGACGGACTTCACTATCATCATATTTTCGAAAAGATTTTGCATCCTGCAGTGGCCAAAATTACTCAAATGGCAGCGTCGAATCAAATATCATCGATTGCCTTCCAACAGAGCGAGAAAATAATCAACGCGTTACTGGTCCAAATAGAACAGGAGACGGAACGTTATACAAATTTCCAATCAACCGCTATCATCTTATATCCGGAGCATGATAGCGCCCGCTTGCACGCACGATTGTTAGCCGGTTTTTTACGCCTGGAAGCCGTTCACGTAAAACTGACAACGAAGTCTGCAGGCCGCTTTGATCCGAACAAGTTTTCCAAAAATCAACACACGGATCACCTCCTCATCCTGAGTTTTTCGGATGACTGTCCTGCAGAGTTTACATGGAAGCAACAAGCTCAATTAACGCTATCTTCCTTCGATGAATCTAACACCAGGCTTCTGGTGGAATCCCTCCAGAAAAACAGGGAAGTATTGATTCATATCCCATTGGATGCTCCTGTCGTCCAACCTTACTAGTAACTTCAACTTGGACAGGTTCATCACCTTATCCAGACTGTGTGATTGCAAACAACTGCCCTCCCCTTCTATCTTCATTTAATGGCTCGCCACCCGCGAGTTTTCTTTGTCTATAAAAAGTAGCCGATGTCTACTCAAGCGTCATCTCACGAGGTCTAAATCCCATTCTCTTATGGAGATGAGCAAGACATCTGCTATTTTTCACTCTTCTTTAAAACGTAATCATTATTATTTACAAATCAAAACCATTACGATAGAATGAATGGTAATCTTTTTTATGGACAGGAAGAACAATAAGATGAAGTTGGTAAGATATCTTGCTTACCACACAAATAGAAAACGTGAAGAAACGAGGACAACGATGAAATGGAAGGTACTATTGCTGCTTCTATTCAGCGGAATCTTGCTACAAGCCGGATGCAGCCCCTCTTCTGGACAAAATGAACAAAAGACGGAACCTACTATCTATACGACTGTCTATCCCATCCAGTATATCATGGAAAGATTGGCCGGTGACTTCGTGGAGGTGACTACCATTTACCCTCCTGGCGCCGATGCTCATTCCTATGAGCCCACTGCCAAGACAATGACCGATATTGCGAAGGGAGATGCTTTCGTTTATCTTGGCGAGGAATTGGAGACATTTTCTTCGACCACAGCTGAAGCTTTGCAACAAGAAAAGGTCCGGTTGATCGGGCTTGCTGGACATGAGGAATTGTTTCATGACGAAAGCACAGCGGATAGGGATGACCATCCTGCTGAAACAAACCATGACGAGCATAAACACGGTAACCATGACCCACATGTTTGGCTTGATCCTCAAAGAATGCAGGAAATGGCTCTTATCATAGAAAAGCAATTAACGGACATATATCCAGACCGAAAGGCTGTCTTGCAGCAAAATCTTTCTTCCTTACAAGAAAATTTAAGGAAGCTTGATCGACAATTCGTAAAAACACTGCGTTCCAGCAAGCATAAGGAAATTTTGGTGTCCCATGCTGCATATGGTTATTGGGAAGAACGCTATGGGATTAAGCAGATTGCCGTCAATGGCATTTCGAACAGCAGTGAACCATCTCAGCAGGATCTAATCAACATTATAGAACAGGCAAGGACGCTCAAGATGGATTATGTGATTTTCGAGCAAAATGTCCAGGATAAAGTATCCAAGGAAGTTCAAAAGGAAATAGACGGAAAAGCCCTGCAAATTCATAATTTGGCTGTCCTGTCGGAACAGGATATAAGCCGAGGGGAAGATTACCTTTCTCTGATGAAACAGAACCTTGATGTACTCAAGACAGCTACAGATTAACCAGCAAAAAGAGGAGGATGGATGAATGGAGAACACGGTGATATCGATGAAAAATGTCGACTTCGAGTATGATCAAAAGCCAGCTTTACAACATATCAATTTTGAAATCCCACAAGGGGCATTCATGGGGCTGGTTGGTCCGAACGGCGGAGGGAAAACGACCCTGATCAAGCTGATCCTCGGTTTACTAAAACCTCAACGCGGATCAATCGAGTTACTTGGTACTCCGATCAATAAATTTAAAAACTGGAATAAAATCGGATTTGTTTCTCAAAAGGCCAACACCTTTAACCGAGGGTTTCCTGCTACAGTGGAAGAAGTGGTATCAATGGGCTTGACTGCCAAAGTCGGTTATCTTCGTTTTTTCTCCCGTAATCATCGGGAGAAAATAAAAGAAGCGGTCGATCAGGTCGGCATGGCCGCTTATCTCCATGAGAATATTGGTGATTTATCTGGTGGACAGCAGCAACGCGTATTTATCGCCAGGGCGCTTGTGAGTGATCCGGAACTATTGATTCTTGATGAGCCGACTGTCGGGGTAGATACAGAGCATGTGCAGAAATTTTACGAGTTGCTTCACAAACTCAATCAGGAAAAAAACATTACCCTGTTGCTGGTCACGCATGATATTGGGACCATGACACGCCATGCGACAAATATTGTATGCTTGAATAAAACCATGCATTTTCATGGGAATCCGGATCAGTTTTCTTCTTTATCCGACGCTGAACTATCCAACTACTATGGCCATGCCTTGAATTTGGTGTCACATGAGCATTAAGGAGCGAAATCAACATGTTAGCTAATTTTTTTCAATATGAGTTTTTACAAAACACTTTATATACCGGATTGTTGATCGGATTGATCGCTCCGCTTCTCGGTTCGTTTATTGTGGTCAGACGGCTTTCCTTGATTGCCGACGCTCTGTCCCATGTGACGCTGGCCGGGATTGCGTTTGGTTTACTGCTCGAAAAGAAATTTGCCGCCGGCTTTATAACCCCCTTCTATAGCGGAATGGGATTTTCGGTGATCGCTTCCATCTTCATCGAACAGTTGCGTGGTGTGTATAAAGCTTATCAAGAGCTGGCCATTCCCATTATCCTGTCTGGGGGTGTTGGCTTGAGCGTTGTCTTTATCTCGCTCGCCGATGGGTTCAATACAGACCTATTCAATTACTTGTTCGGCTCAGTCTCCGCAGTCAGCCGTTCTGATTTATGGACAATCATCGTTATTTCTGTGATTGTACTGGCGGTTCTATTTTTATTTTTTAAAGAGCTGTTTATGTTATCATTTGATGAAGAACATGCAGTCGTTTCAGGGATCCATGCAAAACGGATTCATTTCTTATTTATTTTGTTGACGGCCCTCGTCATTGCGGCTTCTATCAGGATTGTTGGTGTTTTACTTGTTTCAGCCCTAATGACGCTGCCGGTAGCGGCAAGCATCCGGCTTGCAAAAGGATTTAAACAATCCATCATATTGTCCGTTGTTTTTGGTGAAATTTCCGTTATTGCTGGATTGATTTCCGGCTACTATTTTGAAATACCTCCCGGAGGAACAATCGTCATGACATCTATTATCATTCTATTGGCTGCATTGGCCGTGAAACGTCTCCGGATGAATTTCTTTACAAGGAGGACGCAGCAATGAACATGGAAGAAGCATTGGGTATCTTGAAACAGAAGGGGTATAAGTACACCAAGAAAAGAAAAGATATCTTATCTTATTTTGACCAGGAAGACGGTTACCGCAGTGCGAAGGATTTGTTACATTTCATGGAGCCAGCCTATCCGGGCATCAGCTTTGATACGATTTACCGGAACCTTCATTTATTCGACGAACTGGCGATTTTGGAATCAACCGAACTGGAAGGGGAAAAACATTTCAGGATCAGTTGTGTCGGTCATCATCATCACCATTTCATCTGCAAAAAATGCGGAATTACCAAAGAAATCGATACATGTCCAATGGATAATGTCAAAGGGGAATTGGGCGGCTTCCAAGTTGAAGACCACAAGTTTGAAATATACGGGCGTTGTCCGTCGTGTCAGGCTTCCTGACAAATTAAATGCTGACTAAAAGGGCTTTCCCATAAGTTTTCATTCTTACGGGAAAGCCCTTTTTTCTATTCTGTCTCCTTTTAACGATCAATGTTTTATAGTACGGTCGATTTCATCCTTATTATTTGTGAAACCTGTATAAATAATATTTTTCTTTTTACCGATAAAGCCTTCTTGTTCAATCACGATAGTTGGCACTAAGTTTGTACCTGCTGCTGACTGCAACTGTCTTTGTTTTTCTTCGGATTCGGTAATGTCGACTTCTACGTACGGTACCTGGTCCTTCGACAAAAATTCTTTCAGCGACTGGCTTTCCTGGCAAGCTGCTTTTGTATAAATCTTTACCACTTGTTTCACCTTTATCGTCTCCTTTAACCAGTTTAATTTGCCTGGTACAGGGCCAGGTCCCCTTTTCTTCGAAGGCTGAGCCAACTATTTTTGTGTTGATTTGTTACCCGATTCCCAGTTTGGTTTTTTTTGAAACCGATTACGTTTAAATTCTTACGAAAGTACTATAGTCAGCAAAATAAACATGATTGATTACCTATTCCAGTGATTTGAAGCTGCGACATCCTCTCCCTGCCACATTTTATTCTTCCTCCTCTTTTCGCATGCACAGTAATTATTATTATCGCCATCCCTTATTGTTTCTTCTGAGGACTAAGTAATCGCAGTCCAAAAGAAATCAAAAGCCCATACAAGGAATATATAATTATCATTGTTTTAGACATACGCAGACTATCTAGTGAAATGGGTTTCCACAGCGCAATACCCCACACCGAGGGTGGGCTTAAGACCTCGAGGGGGTAGGCGCTGGAGCTGGACGTGGCTGTTTCAGCCAATAATGATCCACAGACAGTTAAATTTATAATTTCCTATACACTAAAAAAACATCGCCTTTTCACCAGGTGGGGGACTCCTTAACTGAAAAGACGATGTTTATTCATTATTGCTTCCATTTCTTCTTAATCATTAAAAATATACTTTTTTTACTAACTATTATGCCACGACTTTTTCAATCACTTTCATTTCTTCATGATCAAGCATATTCTTTCCTTCCACTTGATATATTTCCTTGTTCATATAGGATTCCATATCTTTTGCTTCTTCTTTCTCCCCTACGAGATAGATGCGGTCCCATTGATTGTCTTTGGCGAGTTTATCCAGCTTCGGTGCCAACCCTTTATACCACCGCTGCTGGTTCGCATTCACCCTCGCATTAAAGCTGTCACGGCTAGGATCCTTACCGCCTTTTCCCATCGACATCGGCCGTTTTTGTTCGGCAGTATATTCCCGCCAGTCCTCTGTATCAAGATCCAATTCATAATGCTTCGTTTCCAAAATCGTGCCTAATTCAGCTTCAATCACCTTTACCTGGTTCTGTTGAACAAGAATAACACCCGATTTTGGGAATGTATTCCATAATTTTTTCAGTTGATCGATAACCGGAGCATCTTCCCAATGAAACTCCGTTTGTATCCTCATCTGTAATCGCTCAGCAAACCATACCTGCTCATCTGCAGAAGCGAACAAAACAATGCCTTTTTTTAGTGCCTGTTCATTCCCCTGCACAAAGCGCTCCACTTTTTCACGGACTGCTTGAAAATTTTCCAACTCTTGTTTGTCTCCGCTTTCTTTCAAATAACTTTCAAAATGGCTAAGTCCGTTTTTTAAATGAATTTTCCATTCTCCGCCTTGTTGCTCTGGATCGGAAGGGTCTGTATTTAGATACATGGAGAGCACTCTGTTAGGACGTTGTAATTGAACATTTTCCAAATACTTCAGCTGATTATCGAAATTCATCAAGGCTCACTCCTTTAGAAGTGTTTTCCATTTATATAAAGTGTGTATCCCTTCAAGCAATAATTAAAACCTGTTTCGATCGGTGTTCCAAGCGGTTATGATAAAAGGGGAGAAAACGAAGGGCAGTGTATTTTTACGTTTAGTTGGAAACATGATAAACTTATAACCTAATCCCCAGAAAGAGAAGGATCATATGGCCAAAAAAGTAAAAGCACAGATACTTCAATTCAGTTTTATCGGTCTTGCCAACGCAGCGATCGACATCGGCGTCTTAAACCTCCTGTTGTGGATATGGCCGACAGAAGAAACGCGCATGCTGTTTATCTTGAACACAATCGCCTATTTTCTAGCGATATTGAACTCCTATATATGGAATGTAAAATATACTTTCAGTCATCATGCCCGGGTTAGTACAAAGGAAATTGGATTATTTACGTTACAGGCGATTGTCGCCTGGGTCATCAATAACGTTGTTTTTATCGGGTTGAGCAAGCTGCTATTCCAGTTTTCCGCCCTGCCACTATCAAGCTTTTTTGTACACAATATCGCCAAAGGAGCAGCAATGTTCCTTTCGTTCTCTACCAGTTTTCTTTTGATGAAGTTTATCGTCTTCAGAAAGAAAAAAATAAAAAAAGTCATGAAAAAAAGATAAGAACGGATATTAAAATGTCCTTTACAAAGGGTACACATTATATCTGCTCTTATCTTTTTTAAGTTAACTACTTCACAATCATAACCGGACAATTTGCCCGTTTTGCCACTTTGTGACTGACACTTCCCAACACCATTTCCTGCAACGAATTCAACCCGCGGCTGCCGATCACACAAACATCAAACGCTTTTTCATTCGCATATTTTACAATGCTTGGACCAGGATCTCCATGAAGAATGTTGATCTGATAACGTACTCCGGCATGTTTTAACTTTTGCTCCGTAAATGCAAGCTTTTCTTTCCGTTTAACGTCAATATCAGCTGCATTCCAATTTTGCAAAACGTCTGCCTTTGATTTGTCCCTATCCACTACATACACCACTTCAATGAAAGCGTTTGAATTGTTTTGCGCCAAAAGCAATGCTTTTTCTACTGCTCTGATTGCATGTTCAGAGCCATCTGAGGCTAATAATATTTTATTAAACATTCCATGTCCTCCAGAAAATCAGATTCCCTTTTCCCATTATAACAAACATTCTTTCCTGTTAAAGATGAATTTCTCTGGCGAAAAGAAAAAGGACAGGAGCTTTTATTCAGCATCCTGCCCGCATCTATCAATGGTTGGCCGCTTTTGCGTCGGGTTTATTATATACCGCGCGCTTCTCGACCAACATGGAACTCTCGTGATTCAAACCTATAACATTTACTTTTATTCCATTATCCTGATACTTTAAAACAATTTTATCGATTGCGCCGACAGCTGAATCGTCCCATAGGTGCGCTGCTTTCAAATCGATATCTATTTCCTCGCATGATTCTTTATAATCAAATGAAGCTACAAACTCATTGACCGATGCAAAAAACAATTGGCCTGTCACCACATATACCTTTTTACGTCCTGCTTCGACCTGTAGACTGTGGACATGGACCTTCGATATCTTGGCAGCGAAGAAGATGGCGCTCAACAATACGCCGACCAGTACACCGATTGATAAATTGTGGGTCAGCACAACAGCTCCCACCGTGACAACCATAACAACTGCGTCCGTTTTCGGCATCAAGTGCAAATGACGGAGTGATGACCAATCGAAAGTACCAATCGAAACCATAATCATCACACCGACTAGGGCAGCCATCGGAATTTGTACCAATAAATCATTGAATACCATGATCAGAATCATGAGGAAAACACCGGCAGTCAGGGTAGATAAACGTCCATTGCCTCCCGACTTCACATTAATAACCGATTGACCGATCATGGCACAGCCTGCCATACCGCCAAAGAAACCGGCAACGACATTCGCGATGCCCTGTCCTTTTGTTTCTTTATTTTTGTCACTTTCTGTGTCTGTCATATCGTCGACGATTTGGGCAGTCAACAGAGATTCTAACAATCCGACTACAGCCAGGGCAAGGGAATAAGGAAAGATAATCATCAATGTTTCCAAATTGAACGGGATATCCGGCAGTAAAAATAACGGAAGCGCTTGGGTAAGCTCTCCCATATCTCCAACGGTCCGGACTTCGCTTCCCGTATAGACCGCAATTAAGGTAATGACAACGATAGCGATAAGAGGAGCAGGTACAGCTTTAGTGAAGCGCGGAAGAATATAAATAATGGCCAACGCTCCTGCCACCATCGCATACATCGGCCAAGACTCGCCGACAAAATGCTGTAATTGAGAAGTAAAAATCAAAATAGCCAGCGCATTTACAAATCCGATCATCACCGATCTAGGAACAAATTTCATAAACCTGGCAAGCTTGAATATTCCCATCACAATCTGGATAATCCCAGTCAATATCGTAGCAGCCAATAAATACTGCAAACCATGTTCAGCAACCAAGGTGACCATGACCAATGCCATCGCCCCTGTTGCTGCGGAAATCATTCCCGGTCTGCCGCCGACAAAAGCAATAACGACAGCAATACAAAAGGAAGCATATAAACCGACCATGGGGTCGACACCGGCAATAATCGAAAAAGCAATTGCTTCCGGAATTAATGCCAAGGCTACGACCATCCCAGCTAATATGTCTCCCTTGATATTGCCAAACCAACTCTGTTTAATCGCAGTTAGGTTCAACACGACACCTCTTTCTTTTCTATTTAAAACTTTCTTCATGAAAGTAATTCCGCTCAAAACAAAGTGAATCTTACCACATCAGCTTTAATTAGACAAACCCGATGTAAACGTAAGTCATAGTCTTTTCTCTTTTATTTTCTCTTTTTTTCTTATCTTTTCGGCATTGTTTGTAAGAGGGGTTTTTTTAACTTTTGTCAATAATTTTTATCATTCCGTACAGAATAAGCTTGAACGTATATTTTAGCTTTAAAGGAGAGAATACCATGGAACATGTAAGAGCACTGGTCATCAAATTCGCAGTGACCGGGATTGTCCTTTACTCGATTCTAGGCATTTTTTATACAGCAACTGTCGGGGATATCTTTATCATCACCCTGCTTGTCACCGGAGTTGCCTACTTGCTTGGAGATCTATTTATCCTGCCGCGTTTCGGCAATCTGACTGCCTCCATAGCAGACTTCGGCCTAGCGTTTGCCGCAGTCTGGATATTGAGCGCCTTCTTTATCGGAACCGACGTATCCGTTGTCAATGCAGCGCTGTTTTCTGCCTTGTTCATCGCAGCTGCTGAGGTCATTTTCCATATGTACATGCAAAACAGGGTACTGGATGATGAACCGGATTACGAGGAAGCAAATAGACAAACAACTGCTCGTCTGCAAACAGAATTTGCAGACGAAAGTGAAGGGCAAGATATTATCGAATTGCAGGATGGCAAAACAGAAGAAAAAAAGGATGAGTAACCGGCCGTCCATGCCAGTCTGTCAGGTAGTTCACTGGACAGGCTGGCCGATTAAAGCGGGAACATAAAGGAACTATGGATTGGTGAGAAGTTTGCTGGCTTCTTCTGCAAGCAGCAGTCCAATCGACTGATTTTGTAGCCATATCGCAGGATAATATTCGACAGGAACTGGCCGGGGGCCAATGTATGGAGAAATTTCAGGGGTGAACGCCGGTCTTTTCATCTCTGTTAAAAACCAATCTGTGTATCCGCCCCCGCTTGGATCGGGACCTGGATCAACAAGGCGGTAACTGGTTTTTTCGCTTATCCTTTTGGCGATTTCATGGCTGATAGCCAGCAGATTTCCATCAATTTTGTACT
Encoded proteins:
- a CDS encoding helix-turn-helix domain-containing protein, with the protein product MITVAYQSRDVYFLKTFGSRLRQYRLHHRMTQEELADLAGFSRSYYTEIETGKRNISLLNIRRLAEALDIPIKDLFDFPSE
- a CDS encoding HD-GYP domain-containing protein, which codes for MKTKTISQVLPEDILAADIYVGETLIIKKGTKMTERLINRLKKRGIKELKVSLSDPYTMTKRKPTTDSLPTAGKPTETSKEQKSEEELAKLFFHILGKIGYEYRYGKLLNRQETLLFLKQLFISIHKSYRITDTLAALYKWDAYAYIHSFDVFILGSLMAEKLAVTDIESCAAGFLFHDIGKIETPRDILHKPAKLTGAEFKQIQQHTTDGERILHSLGYEQLGSFARSHHERLDGSGYPDGLHGGQLPLELRILSIVDVFSALTLKRAYKEELPAHEAIKLLLKDQQQFDWHILYHFIDSLMIYPYDATVLLSNNEQAKISGVSKYYPTVPQVRLLNGGEQFSLPTNFSLTVQKILSFQPQSEEQLFNEFLHYLSAGDHKAVKSLYQTLADGLHYHHIFEKILHPAVAKITQMAASNQISSIAFQQSEKIINALLVQIEQETERYTNFQSTAIILYPEHDSARLHARLLAGFLRLEAVHVKLTTKSAGRFDPNKFSKNQHTDHLLILSFSDDCPAEFTWKQQAQLTLSSFDESNTRLLVESLQKNREVLIHIPLDAPVVQPY
- a CDS encoding metal ABC transporter solute-binding protein, Zn/Mn family; protein product: MKLVRYLAYHTNRKREETRTTMKWKVLLLLLFSGILLQAGCSPSSGQNEQKTEPTIYTTVYPIQYIMERLAGDFVEVTTIYPPGADAHSYEPTAKTMTDIAKGDAFVYLGEELETFSSTTAEALQQEKVRLIGLAGHEELFHDESTADRDDHPAETNHDEHKHGNHDPHVWLDPQRMQEMALIIEKQLTDIYPDRKAVLQQNLSSLQENLRKLDRQFVKTLRSSKHKEILVSHAAYGYWEERYGIKQIAVNGISNSSEPSQQDLINIIEQARTLKMDYVIFEQNVQDKVSKEVQKEIDGKALQIHNLAVLSEQDISRGEDYLSLMKQNLDVLKTATD
- a CDS encoding metal ABC transporter ATP-binding protein, which encodes MENTVISMKNVDFEYDQKPALQHINFEIPQGAFMGLVGPNGGGKTTLIKLILGLLKPQRGSIELLGTPINKFKNWNKIGFVSQKANTFNRGFPATVEEVVSMGLTAKVGYLRFFSRNHREKIKEAVDQVGMAAYLHENIGDLSGGQQQRVFIARALVSDPELLILDEPTVGVDTEHVQKFYELLHKLNQEKNITLLLVTHDIGTMTRHATNIVCLNKTMHFHGNPDQFSSLSDAELSNYYGHALNLVSHEH
- a CDS encoding metal ABC transporter permease, which translates into the protein MLANFFQYEFLQNTLYTGLLIGLIAPLLGSFIVVRRLSLIADALSHVTLAGIAFGLLLEKKFAAGFITPFYSGMGFSVIASIFIEQLRGVYKAYQELAIPIILSGGVGLSVVFISLADGFNTDLFNYLFGSVSAVSRSDLWTIIVISVIVLAVLFLFFKELFMLSFDEEHAVVSGIHAKRIHFLFILLTALVIAASIRIVGVLLVSALMTLPVAASIRLAKGFKQSIILSVVFGEISVIAGLISGYYFEIPPGGTIVMTSIIILLAALAVKRLRMNFFTRRTQQ
- a CDS encoding Fur family transcriptional regulator, whose protein sequence is MNMEEALGILKQKGYKYTKKRKDILSYFDQEDGYRSAKDLLHFMEPAYPGISFDTIYRNLHLFDELAILESTELEGEKHFRISCVGHHHHHFICKKCGITKEIDTCPMDNVKGELGGFQVEDHKFEIYGRCPSCQAS
- a CDS encoding glutaredoxin family protein, whose amino-acid sequence is MKQVVKIYTKAACQESQSLKEFLSKDQVPYVEVDITESEEKQRQLQSAAGTNLVPTIVIEQEGFIGKKKNIIYTGFTNNKDEIDRTIKH
- a CDS encoding VLRF1 family aeRF1-type release factor encodes the protein MNFDNQLKYLENVQLQRPNRVLSMYLNTDPSDPEQQGGEWKIHLKNGLSHFESYLKESGDKQELENFQAVREKVERFVQGNEQALKKGIVLFASADEQVWFAERLQMRIQTEFHWEDAPVIDQLKKLWNTFPKSGVILVQQNQVKVIEAELGTILETKHYELDLDTEDWREYTAEQKRPMSMGKGGKDPSRDSFNARVNANQQRWYKGLAPKLDKLAKDNQWDRIYLVGEKEEAKDMESYMNKEIYQVEGKNMLDHEEMKVIEKVVA
- a CDS encoding GtrA family protein, with the protein product MAKKVKAQILQFSFIGLANAAIDIGVLNLLLWIWPTEETRMLFILNTIAYFLAILNSYIWNVKYTFSHHARVSTKEIGLFTLQAIVAWVINNVVFIGLSKLLFQFSALPLSSFFVHNIAKGAAMFLSFSTSFLLMKFIVFRKKKIKKVMKKR
- a CDS encoding universal stress protein — protein: MFNKILLASDGSEHAIRAVEKALLLAQNNSNAFIEVVYVVDRDKSKADVLQNWNAADIDVKRKEKLAFTEQKLKHAGVRYQINILHGDPGPSIVKYANEKAFDVCVIGSRGLNSLQEMVLGSVSHKVAKRANCPVMIVK
- a CDS encoding SulP family inorganic anion transporter, yielding MKKVLNRKERGVVLNLTAIKQSWFGNIKGDILAGMVVALALIPEAIAFSIIAGVDPMVGLYASFCIAVVIAFVGGRPGMISAATGAMALVMVTLVAEHGLQYLLAATILTGIIQIVMGIFKLARFMKFVPRSVMIGFVNALAILIFTSQLQHFVGESWPMYAMVAGALAIIYILPRFTKAVPAPLIAIVVITLIAVYTGSEVRTVGDMGELTQALPLFLLPDIPFNLETLMIIFPYSLALAVVGLLESLLTAQIVDDMTDTESDKNKETKGQGIANVVAGFFGGMAGCAMIGQSVINVKSGGNGRLSTLTAGVFLMILIMVFNDLLVQIPMAALVGVMIMVSIGTFDWSSLRHLHLMPKTDAVVMVVTVGAVVLTHNLSIGVLVGVLLSAIFFAAKISKVHVHSLQVEAGRKKVYVVTGQLFFASVNEFVASFDYKESCEEIDIDLKAAHLWDDSAVGAIDKIVLKYQDNGIKVNVIGLNHESSMLVEKRAVYNKPDAKAANH
- a CDS encoding YndM family protein, translating into MEHVRALVIKFAVTGIVLYSILGIFYTATVGDIFIITLLVTGVAYLLGDLFILPRFGNLTASIADFGLAFAAVWILSAFFIGTDVSVVNAALFSALFIAAAEVIFHMYMQNRVLDDEPDYEEANRQTTARLQTEFADESEGQDIIELQDGKTEEKKDE